From the genome of Nitrospinota bacterium:
GTATAACCTTTAAGGGTAGGTCGCCTGTCCTACTAAAACAAAAGACGCTTCTTTGAATTGGCGATTCGGCATCGTTGTCAATTTTTAGAGATGCCCATAAGTAATTTGGGACTCCATCGACAAGAGCAGCCAGTTTTGTTTTTATTCCCTTTTTACCCCACATTACGGTCTTGCACAAAATTCCTTGGAAAATTTGAGCTTATTAGCTATATAAGCTATAATTTTTGGTTACATCCTCGATCCTTCTTATTACAACTTTTTGAATATGAAATACTTAATCGTCATCGGCTGTGGTCTGACTGACCGGCCAATCGCGGAAAAAGACAACCAAACGCCGTTACAGATCGCGGACACGCCCCACTTGGACCGGCTGGCCCAAAAGGGTTTATCTGGAAATGTGCAAACGATCCCTGAAAACTTCGAGGCCGGAAACGATGTCTCCCTTCTCGCGCTGTTAGGCTATTGCCCGGAAACTTATCACGGCGGGACGGCCCCGTTTGACGCTCTGGCTCTGGATATCCCGCTTACGGAAGACGAGCTTCCCCTGTGCTGTACCTTCGTGCAGTTGCAGTCCAGCCACAACGACATGGTGATGAAAGATTTTACCGCAGACAACCTGCCGAGCGAAGACGCACGAGTGCTGTTGGATGCCTTGCAGGAGCAAATCGGCGATCCCTCGGTCCGGTTTTATCCCGGTATCGGTCCCCATAATTTGATGGTGATCAAAAGTCCGGCTTTTTCCAGAAGCCTGAACCCGCCCATGGAGCTGATCGGCGAGGGCATCCGCCAGTTCATGCCTGACGGCGAGGAATTTAAAGACCTGGTATTTCTCATGAACCAGTCGCAGATCATCCTGCACAACCATCCCTACAACCGCAATCGCCAAAAGCAGGGTCTGGACACTGTAAATAGTGTGTGGTTGTGGGGAAACGGTCCCCGACAGACATTGCCGCCATTTTCTGAAACGCACAAAAAGAGTGCGGCCCTCGTCACATCCTCTCTACTGTTCAAAGGCATGGGGAAATCGGCTGGAATCCAT
Proteins encoded in this window:
- the apgM gene encoding 2,3-bisphosphoglycerate-independent phosphoglycerate mutase — protein: MKYLIVIGCGLTDRPIAEKDNQTPLQIADTPHLDRLAQKGLSGNVQTIPENFEAGNDVSLLALLGYCPETYHGGTAPFDALALDIPLTEDELPLCCTFVQLQSSHNDMVMKDFTADNLPSEDARVLLDALQEQIGDPSVRFYPGIGPHNLMVIKSPAFSRSLNPPMELIGEGIRQFMPDGEEFKDLVFLMNQSQIILHNHPYNRNRQKQGLDTVNSVWLWGNGPRQTLPPFSETHKKSAALVTSSLLFKGMGKSAGIHVVDIMGPNGNPAASFKGKVDTALAELDAHDIVYLHIEEIENISLKGDLDDKVLAIEDFDQEIAGPLLNALNSRDDVKMLFVENHVASASLMKYTKDRVPFLVYPGPTGSESAGGFDEKILDANKIHFQSGPQLIAAFLKDQL